The following are encoded in a window of Etheostoma cragini isolate CJK2018 chromosome 7, CSU_Ecrag_1.0, whole genome shotgun sequence genomic DNA:
- the asxl1 gene encoding polycomb group protein ASXL1 isoform X1: MKDKQKRKKERTWAEAARMVLENFSDAPMTPKQILHVIQTKGLKEMRSGTAPLACLVTMLHSQVRGDRVKNSIFFKLPGRMSLFTLKKNALQWTKTTSESETSTELASSTAPPASSSSTPAASTTVASVGPTEATEQESCDSTETTAAASGDNDASVDESSSSASCSTEVPAPSSQPQTRLSRAAGQQGRIEAQQSQHAPHTQTRLSRSRQSGRQRKKAVMMPRVVLTPLKVNGEHVPQGPIRRSRGGVDVDFETPGSILVNTNIRALINVRTFSAFPTHSQQQLLQLLPEVDRQIGPDGMARLSSSALNNEFFTHASQSWKERLAEGEFTHEMQVRFRQEMEKEKKVEAWKEKFFEEYHGQKSGLTQEESLKLTMSEASEVAASVLDSDVAVVATGAPKRRSVGRRRRDGRMRRRTRADLRRRARRTLCKATPPAMQPAEIAEARAALEIPAVSMGSPMSDNTIVQDEVVLQSECGVELPAESAAIEPKPSPTPEPVTLPASTPTPTPTPTPTPTPTPTPTPTPTPTPTPTPTPTPSPSPSPSPASTSANEEPEAVARLLPEEAAPVLASTSSPSSSSSSSSSSSSSSSSASSPVSSPSSPSDRQGAFAAGLDSSSSSSASSSAAVVADPLDDTASVVTSITGGTATSSRESSPSASPTTTPAPSAQPKEQKRRPEETQAFSSFPEKRPRLDDRQSFRTTIDGVRSEKPQPTTEEPKVPPIRIQLSRIKPPWVKGHPTYQICPRIVPPGEGSRRSGTGGARTLADIKARAQQARAQREAAAAVAATGEGTGPDGVRLRPAAGLPDSSNGRRAREHPGPIEPGGGGGGGGRRGGGMEEQGSSSGTNSSGTQLQLLNVEPTPQPSPSLSTTSTSMSFEPPQTPSPPREEAAGEPEVEEEVEATSASVQSSLNGLTDSAANSPSPKPESTPALSEMTDQGCEKPSLAPTSIPDSVPRFGAQGVDVIQTLASSCQPKEQVQGKDAGLGGVIQHGSHHMEPQEVLSVSVAERRKTGASCLQQVDSSGEEKYDEAGTHSDSTETASDCENDTQEDEQQQPDRDWCPQLSIQRNGHLVICSPPIQNQQPVIQAHVSSRQGHTVIQPCFPNGMLHPQHHEDSQPLPIAHPQGLRDTNVVVKMEPGDGCRVSRQISPEEESCGGLNPSVTPPTAAAASKRLASSARPVSSVEANNPLVTQLLQGSLPLEKVLPPHSANRLEISRFPGPHPRPPVARISGSCTRPEASAQTPSPELIHNKPPTGCPVSCLMEAPAASQYQCQQAPGAVPVITSLPPSSSSSLSSRSKLDLSPQTTGECAVPKDSHGPQPSQIVTPDRPQPAHRTMPNGPSPTNADPCPTEALPMSNINWRPPSHQLQLSPAPTVKNEAGVRAPCQALAKSSPIKPMSVTKKEPASCVDSYLSGGAMEGLLNMEMTFARMAKKEQGKASYSAGSPSPSASALPFQLYGKLPKHGSVGGVSYTANVSVLDNGGFSRSMADSVLQLRPRLASSQTTLSIQAFADSTAEEVALKCSCRLKAMIMCQGCGAFCHDDCIGPSKLCVSCLVVR, from the exons GTTTTGGAAAACTTCTCTGATGCACCAATGACTCCCAAACAAATCCTCCATGTTATCCAGACCAAGGGGCTGAAGGAAATGcgg AGTGGTACAGCCCCTTTGGCCTGCCTGGTCACCATGCTGCACTCCCAGGTGAGGGGAGACAGAGTCAAGAACAGCATCTTCTTCAAGCTTCCTGGAAGGATGAGCCTGTTCACTCTCAAG AAGAACGCCCTCCAGTGGACAAAGACAACATCAGAGTCAGAGACATCAACAGAGCTGGCCAGCAGCACGGCCCCCCCagcctccagcagcagcaccccTGCAGCAAGCACAACTGTGGCCTCAGTTGGCCCCACTGAGGCCACGGAGCAGGAAAGCTGTGACTCAACTGAAACCACTGCTGCTGCCAGCGGAGACAATGATG CATCGGTGGATGAGAGCTCGTCCAGTGCCTCGTGCTCCACAGAAGTGCCGGCCCCCAGCAGCCAGCCCCAGACCCGCCTCAGCAGGGCCGCAGGACAACAAGGACGAATAGAAGCACAGCAGAGCCAACATGCTCCACACACCCAGACCAGACTAAGCCGCTCCAGACAG TcagggaggcagagaaagaaagcagtCATGAtgcctcgtgttgtcctcaccCCTCTTAAAGTGAATGGAGAGCACGTTCCCCAAG GGCCCATAAGAAGGAGTCGGGGAGGGGTGGATGTGGACTTTGAAACCCCAGGCTCCATCCTGGTCAACACCAACATCAGGGCCCTCATTAACGTGCGGACCTTCTCAGCCTTTCCCACACACTCGCAgcaacagctgctgcagctgctgccagAGGTGGACCGACAG ATTGGACCAGATGGTATGGCCAGACTGAGTAGCTCTGCTCTGAACAATGAGTTCTTCACCCATGCCTCCCAGAGCTGGAAAGAGAGGCTGGCGGAGG GTGAGTTCACCCACGAGATGCAGGTGCGTTTCCGGCaggaaatggagaaagagaagaaggtaGAGGCGTGGAAGGAAAAGTTTTTTGAAGAATACCATGGGCAAAA gtCTGGCCTGACACAAGAGGAGTCTCTAAAGCTTACCATGTCTGAAGCCAGTGAAGTTGCAGCCAGTGTGCTTGACAGTGATGTGGCTGTGGTGGCAACTGGTGCCCCCAAGAGACGCAGTGTTGGCCGACGGAGGAGAGACGGCAGGATGAGAAGACGCACAAGGGCTGACCTGCGTAGGAGGGCCCGCCGGACCCTCTGCAAGGCCACTCCTCCTGCCATGCAGCCTGCGGAAATAGCTGAGGCAAGAGCTGCACTGGAAATCCCAGCAGTTTCAATGGGCTCTCCCATGTCTGACAACACAATTGTTCAAGATGAGGTGGTGCTGCAGTCTGAGTGTGGCGTGGAGCTCCCAGCTGAGAGTGCCGCCATTGAGCCAAAGCCCTCTCCCACTCCAGAGCCAGTCACATTGCCAGCTTCCACTCCCACTCCTACCCCCACTCCTACCCCCACTCCTACCCCCACTCCTACCCCCACTCCTACGCCCACTCCTACGCCCACTCCTACTCCTACTCCTACTCCTAGTCCCAGTCCTAGCCCTAGCCCAGCCTCCACCAGTGCTAATGAAGAGCCTGAAGCTGTGGCCCGCCTGCTCCCAGAGGAGGCTGCACCTGTACTGGCTTCCACCTcctcaccttcctcttcctcctcctcctcctcctcctcctcctcctcttcttcctctgcctcctcacCGGTCTCCTCACCCTCCTCACCTTCTGATAGGCAGGGAGCGTTTGCCGCAGGCCTGgattcttcttcatcctcctcagcGTCCTCCAGTGCCGCAGTCGTTGCCGATCCCTTGGATGACACTGCATCTGTGGTCACCTCCATCACAGGGGGTACTGCCACCAGCAGCCGTGAGAGTAGCCCCTCAGCCAGCCCAACCACCACCCCTGCACCCAGTGCTCAGCCCAAGGAGCAGAAGCGAAGGCCCGAGGAGACTCAGGCCTTCTCCAGTTTCCCCGAAAAGAGGCCGCGGCTTGACGACCGTCAGTCCTTTCGTACCACAATTGACGGTGTCCGTTCGGAGAAGCCGCAGCCGACAACCGAGGAGCCCAAGGTGCCGCCTATCAGG aTTCAACTGTCCAGAATCAAACCCCCCTGGGTCAAAGGCCACCCCACCTACCAGATCTGCCCCCGCATCGTGCCCCCCGGCGAGGGCTCGCGGCGGTCGGGGACGGGGGGCGCGCGCACCCTGGCGGACATCAAAGCCCGTGCCCAGCAAGCCCGGGCCCAACGCGAGGCCGCTGCTGCTGTTGCAGCCACTGGCGAGGGGACAGGGCCGGACGGGGTCAGGCTGCGGCCTGCTGCTGGGCTACCGGATAGCAGCAATGGACGACGAGCGCGAGAGCACCCAGGACCCATCGAGCccggaggaggaggcggaggaggaggaaggagaggtggagggatggaggagCAGGGATCGTCTTCAGGCACTAATTCGTCTGGAACACAACTACAGCTTCTCAATGTAGAACCCACGCCCCAACCCTCTCCTTCCCTGTCCACCACCTCAACCTCCATGTCCTTTGAACCTCCACAGACCCCAAGCCCTCCTCGAGAAGAGGCAGCCGGGGAGCCAGAGGttgaagaagaagtagaagcaACATCAGCTAGTGTCCAGAGCTCCTTGAATGGGCTTACAGacagtgcagcaaactcaccCTCTCCAAAGCCTGAGTCTACTCCTGCCCTTTCAGAGATGACTGACCAGGGTTGTGAAAAGCCCTCACTTGCCCCAACCTCAATCCCGGATTCGGTTCCCAGGTTCGGCGCTCAGGGTGTGGATGTTATTCAGACGTTGGCCAGCTCTTGTCAGCCCAAGGAGCAGGTACAAGGCAAGGATGCTGGACTAGGTGGTGTAATCCAGCATGGCTCCCACCACATGGAACCCCAGGAGGTATTATCTGTCTCAGTGGCAGAGAGACGGAAAACGGGTGCATCCTGTCTTCAACAAGTGGACTCCTCCGGTGAAGAGAAATATGACGAGGCTGGGACACATAGCGACTCCACGGAAACAGCTTCAGACTGTGAGAATGACACACAAGAGGATGAGCAACAACAGCCTGACCGCGACTGGTGTCCCCAACTGAGCATCCAGAGAAACGGCCATCTGGTCATCTGTAGCCCCCCTATTCAGAACCAGCAGCCAGTCATCCAGGCCCACGTGTCAAGCCGCCAGGGTCACACTGTCATTCAGCCTTGCTTTCCCAACGGCATGCTCCACCCTCAGCACCACGAGGACAGCCAGCCTCTCCCCATAGCCCATCCACAGGGGCTCAGGGATACTAATGTGGTGGTCAAAATGGAGCCTGGGGATGGTTGTAGAGTCTCCAGACAAATCTCTCCTGAAGAGGAGTCTTGTGGAGGGTTAAATCCCTCTGTCACTCCCCCCACTGCTGCAGCTGCCTCCAAAAGACTGGCCAGCTCAGCCAGACCAGTGTCCAGTGTGGAGGCCAACAACCCTTTGGTCACTCAGCTACTGCAGGGCAGCCTGCCCCTGGAGAAGGTTCTACCCCCCCATTCAGCTAACAGGCTGGAGATCAGCCGATTTCCAGGACCCCACCCCAGACCACCGGTGGCAAGGATCTCAGGGTCTTGCACCAGGCCTGAGGCCTCAGCCCAGACGCCCAGCCCAGAACTGATCCACAACAAGCCTCCAACAGGCTGCCCCGTCTCGTGTCTGATGGAGGCCCCGGCTGCATCACAGTATCAGTGTCAGCAGGCTCCCGGGGCTGTCCCGGTCATTACTTCTCTGCCGCCCTCCTCTTCCAGTTCCTTGTCCTCCAGAAGTAAGTTAGACCTTAGCCCCCAGACCACTGGGGAGTGTGCAGTTCCAAAAGACTCTCATGGTCCTCAGCCATCACAGATTGTCACTCCAGACAGGCCCCAGCCAGCCCACCGGACCATGCCTAATGGTCCCTCTCCCACCAATGCAGACCCCTGTCCCACAGAGGCCTTGCCTATGAGTAACATCAACTGGCGGCCCCCCTCTCACCAACTGCAGCTGTCTCCTGCGCCCACTGTAAAGAATGAAGCAGGTGTGCGGGCCCCTTGCCAGGCTCTTGCCAAATCATCCCCCATTAAACCCATGAGCGTTACCAAAAAGGAGCCTGCGAGCTGTGTGGATAGCTACCTGAGCGGAGGGGCTATGGAGGGACTCCTCAACATGGAGATGACTTTTGCCAGGATGGCAAAGAAGGAGCAGGGCAAAGCTAGCTACTCGGCTGGCTCGCCCTCCCCCTCTGCCTCGGCTCTTCCCTTCCAGCTGTATGGGAAGCTCCCCAAGCATGGTTCTGTTGGAGGAGTAAGCTACACAGCCAATGTGTCAGTGCTGGACAACGGCGGTTTCTCCCGGAGCATGGCAGACAGTGTGCTTCAGCTGCGCCCCCGCTTGGCCTCCAGCCAGACCACCCTCAGCATCCAGGCTTTTGCTGACAGTACGGCCGAGGAGGTGGCGCTCAAGTGCTCGTGCCGCCTCAAAGCCATGATCATGTGCCAAGGCTGTGGTGCCTTCTGCCATGACGATTGCATTGGGCCCTCCAAACTCTGTGTGTCCTGTCTGGTGGTCAGATAG
- the asxl1 gene encoding polycomb group protein ASXL1 isoform X2: protein MLHSQVRGDRVKNSIFFKLPGRMSLFTLKKNALQWTKTTSESETSTELASSTAPPASSSSTPAASTTVASVGPTEATEQESCDSTETTAAASGDNDASVDESSSSASCSTEVPAPSSQPQTRLSRAAGQQGRIEAQQSQHAPHTQTRLSRSRQSGRQRKKAVMMPRVVLTPLKVNGEHVPQGPIRRSRGGVDVDFETPGSILVNTNIRALINVRTFSAFPTHSQQQLLQLLPEVDRQIGPDGMARLSSSALNNEFFTHASQSWKERLAEGEFTHEMQVRFRQEMEKEKKVEAWKEKFFEEYHGQKSGLTQEESLKLTMSEASEVAASVLDSDVAVVATGAPKRRSVGRRRRDGRMRRRTRADLRRRARRTLCKATPPAMQPAEIAEARAALEIPAVSMGSPMSDNTIVQDEVVLQSECGVELPAESAAIEPKPSPTPEPVTLPASTPTPTPTPTPTPTPTPTPTPTPTPTPTPTPTPTPSPSPSPSPASTSANEEPEAVARLLPEEAAPVLASTSSPSSSSSSSSSSSSSSSSASSPVSSPSSPSDRQGAFAAGLDSSSSSSASSSAAVVADPLDDTASVVTSITGGTATSSRESSPSASPTTTPAPSAQPKEQKRRPEETQAFSSFPEKRPRLDDRQSFRTTIDGVRSEKPQPTTEEPKVPPIRIQLSRIKPPWVKGHPTYQICPRIVPPGEGSRRSGTGGARTLADIKARAQQARAQREAAAAVAATGEGTGPDGVRLRPAAGLPDSSNGRRAREHPGPIEPGGGGGGGGRRGGGMEEQGSSSGTNSSGTQLQLLNVEPTPQPSPSLSTTSTSMSFEPPQTPSPPREEAAGEPEVEEEVEATSASVQSSLNGLTDSAANSPSPKPESTPALSEMTDQGCEKPSLAPTSIPDSVPRFGAQGVDVIQTLASSCQPKEQVQGKDAGLGGVIQHGSHHMEPQEVLSVSVAERRKTGASCLQQVDSSGEEKYDEAGTHSDSTETASDCENDTQEDEQQQPDRDWCPQLSIQRNGHLVICSPPIQNQQPVIQAHVSSRQGHTVIQPCFPNGMLHPQHHEDSQPLPIAHPQGLRDTNVVVKMEPGDGCRVSRQISPEEESCGGLNPSVTPPTAAAASKRLASSARPVSSVEANNPLVTQLLQGSLPLEKVLPPHSANRLEISRFPGPHPRPPVARISGSCTRPEASAQTPSPELIHNKPPTGCPVSCLMEAPAASQYQCQQAPGAVPVITSLPPSSSSSLSSRSKLDLSPQTTGECAVPKDSHGPQPSQIVTPDRPQPAHRTMPNGPSPTNADPCPTEALPMSNINWRPPSHQLQLSPAPTVKNEAGVRAPCQALAKSSPIKPMSVTKKEPASCVDSYLSGGAMEGLLNMEMTFARMAKKEQGKASYSAGSPSPSASALPFQLYGKLPKHGSVGGVSYTANVSVLDNGGFSRSMADSVLQLRPRLASSQTTLSIQAFADSTAEEVALKCSCRLKAMIMCQGCGAFCHDDCIGPSKLCVSCLVVR, encoded by the exons ATGCTGCACTCCCAGGTGAGGGGAGACAGAGTCAAGAACAGCATCTTCTTCAAGCTTCCTGGAAGGATGAGCCTGTTCACTCTCAAG AAGAACGCCCTCCAGTGGACAAAGACAACATCAGAGTCAGAGACATCAACAGAGCTGGCCAGCAGCACGGCCCCCCCagcctccagcagcagcaccccTGCAGCAAGCACAACTGTGGCCTCAGTTGGCCCCACTGAGGCCACGGAGCAGGAAAGCTGTGACTCAACTGAAACCACTGCTGCTGCCAGCGGAGACAATGATG CATCGGTGGATGAGAGCTCGTCCAGTGCCTCGTGCTCCACAGAAGTGCCGGCCCCCAGCAGCCAGCCCCAGACCCGCCTCAGCAGGGCCGCAGGACAACAAGGACGAATAGAAGCACAGCAGAGCCAACATGCTCCACACACCCAGACCAGACTAAGCCGCTCCAGACAG TcagggaggcagagaaagaaagcagtCATGAtgcctcgtgttgtcctcaccCCTCTTAAAGTGAATGGAGAGCACGTTCCCCAAG GGCCCATAAGAAGGAGTCGGGGAGGGGTGGATGTGGACTTTGAAACCCCAGGCTCCATCCTGGTCAACACCAACATCAGGGCCCTCATTAACGTGCGGACCTTCTCAGCCTTTCCCACACACTCGCAgcaacagctgctgcagctgctgccagAGGTGGACCGACAG ATTGGACCAGATGGTATGGCCAGACTGAGTAGCTCTGCTCTGAACAATGAGTTCTTCACCCATGCCTCCCAGAGCTGGAAAGAGAGGCTGGCGGAGG GTGAGTTCACCCACGAGATGCAGGTGCGTTTCCGGCaggaaatggagaaagagaagaaggtaGAGGCGTGGAAGGAAAAGTTTTTTGAAGAATACCATGGGCAAAA gtCTGGCCTGACACAAGAGGAGTCTCTAAAGCTTACCATGTCTGAAGCCAGTGAAGTTGCAGCCAGTGTGCTTGACAGTGATGTGGCTGTGGTGGCAACTGGTGCCCCCAAGAGACGCAGTGTTGGCCGACGGAGGAGAGACGGCAGGATGAGAAGACGCACAAGGGCTGACCTGCGTAGGAGGGCCCGCCGGACCCTCTGCAAGGCCACTCCTCCTGCCATGCAGCCTGCGGAAATAGCTGAGGCAAGAGCTGCACTGGAAATCCCAGCAGTTTCAATGGGCTCTCCCATGTCTGACAACACAATTGTTCAAGATGAGGTGGTGCTGCAGTCTGAGTGTGGCGTGGAGCTCCCAGCTGAGAGTGCCGCCATTGAGCCAAAGCCCTCTCCCACTCCAGAGCCAGTCACATTGCCAGCTTCCACTCCCACTCCTACCCCCACTCCTACCCCCACTCCTACCCCCACTCCTACCCCCACTCCTACGCCCACTCCTACGCCCACTCCTACTCCTACTCCTACTCCTAGTCCCAGTCCTAGCCCTAGCCCAGCCTCCACCAGTGCTAATGAAGAGCCTGAAGCTGTGGCCCGCCTGCTCCCAGAGGAGGCTGCACCTGTACTGGCTTCCACCTcctcaccttcctcttcctcctcctcctcctcctcctcctcctcctcttcttcctctgcctcctcacCGGTCTCCTCACCCTCCTCACCTTCTGATAGGCAGGGAGCGTTTGCCGCAGGCCTGgattcttcttcatcctcctcagcGTCCTCCAGTGCCGCAGTCGTTGCCGATCCCTTGGATGACACTGCATCTGTGGTCACCTCCATCACAGGGGGTACTGCCACCAGCAGCCGTGAGAGTAGCCCCTCAGCCAGCCCAACCACCACCCCTGCACCCAGTGCTCAGCCCAAGGAGCAGAAGCGAAGGCCCGAGGAGACTCAGGCCTTCTCCAGTTTCCCCGAAAAGAGGCCGCGGCTTGACGACCGTCAGTCCTTTCGTACCACAATTGACGGTGTCCGTTCGGAGAAGCCGCAGCCGACAACCGAGGAGCCCAAGGTGCCGCCTATCAGG aTTCAACTGTCCAGAATCAAACCCCCCTGGGTCAAAGGCCACCCCACCTACCAGATCTGCCCCCGCATCGTGCCCCCCGGCGAGGGCTCGCGGCGGTCGGGGACGGGGGGCGCGCGCACCCTGGCGGACATCAAAGCCCGTGCCCAGCAAGCCCGGGCCCAACGCGAGGCCGCTGCTGCTGTTGCAGCCACTGGCGAGGGGACAGGGCCGGACGGGGTCAGGCTGCGGCCTGCTGCTGGGCTACCGGATAGCAGCAATGGACGACGAGCGCGAGAGCACCCAGGACCCATCGAGCccggaggaggaggcggaggaggaggaaggagaggtggagggatggaggagCAGGGATCGTCTTCAGGCACTAATTCGTCTGGAACACAACTACAGCTTCTCAATGTAGAACCCACGCCCCAACCCTCTCCTTCCCTGTCCACCACCTCAACCTCCATGTCCTTTGAACCTCCACAGACCCCAAGCCCTCCTCGAGAAGAGGCAGCCGGGGAGCCAGAGGttgaagaagaagtagaagcaACATCAGCTAGTGTCCAGAGCTCCTTGAATGGGCTTACAGacagtgcagcaaactcaccCTCTCCAAAGCCTGAGTCTACTCCTGCCCTTTCAGAGATGACTGACCAGGGTTGTGAAAAGCCCTCACTTGCCCCAACCTCAATCCCGGATTCGGTTCCCAGGTTCGGCGCTCAGGGTGTGGATGTTATTCAGACGTTGGCCAGCTCTTGTCAGCCCAAGGAGCAGGTACAAGGCAAGGATGCTGGACTAGGTGGTGTAATCCAGCATGGCTCCCACCACATGGAACCCCAGGAGGTATTATCTGTCTCAGTGGCAGAGAGACGGAAAACGGGTGCATCCTGTCTTCAACAAGTGGACTCCTCCGGTGAAGAGAAATATGACGAGGCTGGGACACATAGCGACTCCACGGAAACAGCTTCAGACTGTGAGAATGACACACAAGAGGATGAGCAACAACAGCCTGACCGCGACTGGTGTCCCCAACTGAGCATCCAGAGAAACGGCCATCTGGTCATCTGTAGCCCCCCTATTCAGAACCAGCAGCCAGTCATCCAGGCCCACGTGTCAAGCCGCCAGGGTCACACTGTCATTCAGCCTTGCTTTCCCAACGGCATGCTCCACCCTCAGCACCACGAGGACAGCCAGCCTCTCCCCATAGCCCATCCACAGGGGCTCAGGGATACTAATGTGGTGGTCAAAATGGAGCCTGGGGATGGTTGTAGAGTCTCCAGACAAATCTCTCCTGAAGAGGAGTCTTGTGGAGGGTTAAATCCCTCTGTCACTCCCCCCACTGCTGCAGCTGCCTCCAAAAGACTGGCCAGCTCAGCCAGACCAGTGTCCAGTGTGGAGGCCAACAACCCTTTGGTCACTCAGCTACTGCAGGGCAGCCTGCCCCTGGAGAAGGTTCTACCCCCCCATTCAGCTAACAGGCTGGAGATCAGCCGATTTCCAGGACCCCACCCCAGACCACCGGTGGCAAGGATCTCAGGGTCTTGCACCAGGCCTGAGGCCTCAGCCCAGACGCCCAGCCCAGAACTGATCCACAACAAGCCTCCAACAGGCTGCCCCGTCTCGTGTCTGATGGAGGCCCCGGCTGCATCACAGTATCAGTGTCAGCAGGCTCCCGGGGCTGTCCCGGTCATTACTTCTCTGCCGCCCTCCTCTTCCAGTTCCTTGTCCTCCAGAAGTAAGTTAGACCTTAGCCCCCAGACCACTGGGGAGTGTGCAGTTCCAAAAGACTCTCATGGTCCTCAGCCATCACAGATTGTCACTCCAGACAGGCCCCAGCCAGCCCACCGGACCATGCCTAATGGTCCCTCTCCCACCAATGCAGACCCCTGTCCCACAGAGGCCTTGCCTATGAGTAACATCAACTGGCGGCCCCCCTCTCACCAACTGCAGCTGTCTCCTGCGCCCACTGTAAAGAATGAAGCAGGTGTGCGGGCCCCTTGCCAGGCTCTTGCCAAATCATCCCCCATTAAACCCATGAGCGTTACCAAAAAGGAGCCTGCGAGCTGTGTGGATAGCTACCTGAGCGGAGGGGCTATGGAGGGACTCCTCAACATGGAGATGACTTTTGCCAGGATGGCAAAGAAGGAGCAGGGCAAAGCTAGCTACTCGGCTGGCTCGCCCTCCCCCTCTGCCTCGGCTCTTCCCTTCCAGCTGTATGGGAAGCTCCCCAAGCATGGTTCTGTTGGAGGAGTAAGCTACACAGCCAATGTGTCAGTGCTGGACAACGGCGGTTTCTCCCGGAGCATGGCAGACAGTGTGCTTCAGCTGCGCCCCCGCTTGGCCTCCAGCCAGACCACCCTCAGCATCCAGGCTTTTGCTGACAGTACGGCCGAGGAGGTGGCGCTCAAGTGCTCGTGCCGCCTCAAAGCCATGATCATGTGCCAAGGCTGTGGTGCCTTCTGCCATGACGATTGCATTGGGCCCTCCAAACTCTGTGTGTCCTGTCTGGTGGTCAGATAG